One genomic window of bacterium includes the following:
- the ddlA gene encoding D-alanine--D-alanine ligase, with protein sequence MKQKIKVGIIFGGKSAEHEVSLQSAKNIIAALDKEKYESVLVGIDKEGRWHLADDSEFLLHAEDPKLIALNKSAATPLTVSPGDGKRGLVAFPLRKDGEGSIDVLFPVLHGPFGEDGTVQGLLKLLDVPFVGAGVLGSAVGMDKDVAKRLFRDAGIPTAKFIAYRASGGIPDFDEVEKLVGLPLFVKPANLGSSVGIHKVKNKNEFTRACQDAFQYDEKILVEEFINGREIECAVLGNDDPIASLPGEVIPRHEFYSYEAKYIDEQGATLQIPVKLPPAVVKKIQQLALRAFKALCLEGMARVDFFLRNGTEALINEVNTIPGFTNISMYPKLWEASGLSYAKLIDKLIELAMERHEKEKKLKTSVG encoded by the coding sequence ATGAAACAAAAAATAAAAGTCGGCATTATTTTTGGTGGCAAATCAGCAGAACACGAAGTGTCTTTGCAGTCTGCAAAAAATATCATTGCGGCTCTCGACAAGGAGAAGTATGAATCGGTGCTTGTGGGCATTGATAAAGAGGGCCGGTGGCACCTTGCCGATGATTCTGAATTTCTGCTTCATGCCGAAGATCCAAAGCTTATTGCGCTGAATAAATCAGCCGCTACCCCTCTTACCGTTTCTCCCGGAGACGGCAAGCGGGGCCTCGTTGCCTTTCCTCTCAGGAAGGATGGAGAAGGATCCATTGATGTATTGTTCCCCGTGCTTCACGGGCCGTTCGGGGAAGATGGAACCGTGCAGGGGTTGTTGAAACTTCTCGACGTGCCCTTCGTTGGCGCTGGTGTTTTGGGTTCTGCCGTGGGCATGGATAAGGATGTTGCAAAGCGGCTTTTTCGAGACGCGGGAATTCCTACGGCAAAATTTATTGCATACCGCGCATCCGGCGGGATTCCTGATTTTGACGAGGTGGAAAAACTGGTCGGTCTGCCTCTTTTTGTAAAACCGGCAAATCTCGGCTCTTCCGTGGGCATCCATAAGGTAAAGAACAAAAACGAATTTACCCGGGCATGCCAGGACGCGTTCCAGTATGACGAAAAGATCCTTGTCGAAGAATTTATCAATGGACGGGAAATAGAATGCGCAGTTTTGGGCAATGATGACCCGATAGCGTCGCTTCCGGGAGAGGTGATACCGCGGCACGAATTTTATTCCTACGAGGCCAAATATATCGACGAGCAGGGCGCAACCCTGCAAATTCCTGTAAAACTTCCGCCCGCTGTTGTAAAAAAAATCCAGCAGTTGGCTCTGCGAGCTTTTAAGGCGCTGTGTTTAGAAGGTATGGCGCGCGTGGATTTCTTTTTGAGAAATGGCACCGAAGCGCTTATAAACGAGGTGAATACCATCCCGGGTTTTACCAATATCAGCATGTATCCGAAATTGTGGGAGGCAAGCGGCCTCTCATATGCGAAACTCATTGATAAATTAATCGAGCTTGCCATGGAGAGGCATGAGAAAGAGAAAAAACTAAAAACATCCGTTGGGTGA
- a CDS encoding M28 family peptidase → MRGRVRVFLFLLLCVPQASLAYDSCDAILSEADIRSTVDILAHPALAGRGTGQRGFYVAGLFLARELRNAGFMPLPNNTEGYFQTFRAYTGAKAGGEISRNVIGYLPGKVSGEYVIIGAHYDHLGEEMGTTYLGADDNASGTSGVLAIARQLGACVGSGKKLRRSVIVGFWGAEEMGLVGSEYFVASNIVPLKEIVTVFNLDMVGRNNPRQLTAIGAERPIDFPRANPILEKLLQEENAKLVLPFAIGYEDGGVGYFNRTDSYSFFDASSPKNRLPVLTLTSLLHKDYHRPTDTPEKIDAGKVRNVAQLLYQIVVRLATSALRPAYTTQTH, encoded by the coding sequence ATGAGGGGTCGCGTCAGGGTTTTCCTGTTTTTGCTGTTATGTGTTCCGCAAGCCAGCCTTGCCTATGATAGTTGCGATGCCATCTTGTCCGAAGCAGACATCCGTTCCACCGTGGACATTCTTGCTCATCCGGCGCTTGCTGGCCGCGGAACTGGTCAGCGGGGGTTTTATGTTGCAGGACTCTTTCTTGCCCGGGAATTGCGCAATGCCGGATTTATGCCGTTGCCGAATAACACCGAAGGATATTTTCAAACGTTTAGAGCGTATACCGGAGCGAAGGCCGGCGGAGAAATATCACGAAATGTTATCGGCTATCTCCCGGGAAAAGTTTCTGGAGAATATGTTATTATCGGCGCCCACTACGACCACCTCGGTGAAGAAATGGGAACAACATATCTTGGTGCCGACGACAATGCATCCGGCACCTCAGGAGTCCTTGCAATTGCAAGACAGCTGGGTGCATGTGTCGGCTCCGGGAAAAAGCTTCGCAGAAGCGTCATCGTCGGATTTTGGGGAGCCGAGGAAATGGGCCTTGTCGGTTCGGAGTATTTTGTCGCAAGCAACATCGTGCCACTCAAAGAGATTGTCACGGTCTTTAATCTCGACATGGTGGGCCGCAACAACCCGCGACAACTTACAGCCATCGGAGCAGAACGTCCGATAGATTTTCCTCGCGCAAATCCGATACTCGAAAAACTTCTTCAGGAAGAGAACGCGAAGCTTGTTTTGCCTTTTGCCATCGGGTACGAGGACGGCGGCGTCGGATACTTCAACAGAACCGACAGCTACTCGTTCTTTGACGCCAGTTCTCCGAAAAACCGCCTTCCCGTTTTGACCCTTACTTCGCTCCTCCACAAGGACTACCACAGGCCGACGGATACTCCGGAAAAAATAGATGCCGGAAAGGTCCGGAACGTTGCACAACTTTTGTACCAAATCGTCGTGCGTCTTGCGACAAGCGCTCTTCGCCCGGCATATACGACGCAAACACATTAA
- a CDS encoding ABC transporter ATP-binding protein — translation MKDYTNEDVVTQVLRGIDFIVEPGEFVAIMGPSGSGKSTLMHILSFLDRPTSGFFEFEGKDTKDFSDEYLAELRNERVGFVFQSFNLLSRTTVLDNVKLPLIYSKKKEQDRLAKEALEAVGLSHRLDYFTNQISGGEKQRVAIARALVCDPAVIFADEPTGNLDSKSGHSIMRILQELNAQGRTIILVTHETDTANHAKRVIRIRDGAIISDEPVKIRTMATAESELTK, via the coding sequence ATGAAGGATTACACGAATGAAGATGTGGTAACGCAAGTGCTGCGCGGGATTGATTTTATCGTGGAGCCCGGCGAGTTCGTTGCCATTATGGGGCCGAGCGGCTCCGGAAAGTCTACGCTCATGCATATTTTAAGTTTTCTGGACCGGCCGACCTCGGGGTTTTTTGAGTTCGAAGGCAAGGATACAAAAGATTTTTCCGATGAGTATCTGGCCGAGCTTCGGAATGAGCGCGTTGGATTTGTATTCCAGTCATTCAATTTACTTAGCCGGACCACGGTGCTGGACAATGTGAAGCTGCCTCTTATCTATAGTAAGAAGAAAGAACAGGACCGGCTTGCCAAGGAAGCGCTTGAGGCAGTCGGCCTTTCGCATCGGCTCGATTATTTCACCAATCAGATCTCCGGCGGCGAAAAACAGCGCGTGGCCATTGCCCGGGCTTTGGTGTGCGATCCGGCGGTTATATTCGCCGATGAGCCGACGGGAAACCTGGATTCAAAATCGGGACATTCCATCATGCGCATTTTACAGGAGTTGAATGCACAGGGGCGCACCATTATCCTTGTCACTCACGAAACCGACACGGCAAACCACGCAAAACGCGTCATTCGCATCAGGGATGGCGCGATAATTTCGGACGAACCGGTCAAAATTCGGACCATGGCTACGGCGGAAAGCGAATTAACGAAATAA
- a CDS encoding efflux RND transporter periplasmic adaptor subunit, which produces MKLRTKIVLGIIVVTTIGGISYRLIWGGNAAGNIQTDWVKKQNLRSTVLTTGQVVSSTDLALGFKASGVVKKISVREGDVVKEGETLAMLDQTDAYASLTSAQGSLAQAKANYDKVLAGASSEAIAVAEKAVEASQVALDNANTNLQSIKATQETAVVNAYATLLNTSFSAVAGSGNLDNVVPTITGTYIGLQEGIYQISLLNSGNGLRFQTQGLESSSGDVKTTPVFMGTKGLYITFASTPSIADTWTVNIPNTYASAYVSNNNAYQAALKARESAIASAQAQVSSAQAALLQAQASEASTRAQARPADIAVAKAQILSAEGQVKTAQALVENTTLKAPADGTITQVDIKVGEQTTALKEIIVLQDVGNLHVEANVSEASIASLKSGQDADLTFDALGPDRHFAGKVESINPASVVISGVVNYKITASFEPIPDIRPGMTANMTILAAKKEGVLAVPQRAVISKDGKKFVRVIDDAKRKAYHETEVGTGLEADGGLVEIIFGLSEGQEVVTYIKA; this is translated from the coding sequence ATGAAGCTACGTACAAAAATCGTTCTGGGAATTATTGTTGTCACAACTATCGGCGGCATTTCATACCGTCTTATTTGGGGCGGGAACGCCGCCGGCAATATCCAGACCGACTGGGTGAAAAAACAAAACCTGCGATCCACGGTGCTTACCACGGGACAGGTTGTCTCTTCAACGGACCTTGCTTTGGGCTTCAAGGCAAGCGGTGTTGTAAAGAAGATTTCGGTCAGAGAGGGCGATGTGGTGAAAGAGGGAGAAACTCTGGCCATGCTTGATCAAACCGATGCCTATGCTTCTTTAACGTCCGCCCAAGGAAGCCTCGCGCAGGCCAAAGCTAATTACGACAAGGTGCTTGCCGGTGCCTCGAGCGAGGCGATAGCGGTTGCAGAAAAAGCGGTTGAGGCGTCCCAGGTTGCACTGGATAATGCAAACACGAACCTTCAGAGCATCAAGGCTACACAGGAGACCGCCGTGGTTAATGCTTATGCCACACTGCTTAATACGTCTTTTTCGGCGGTGGCGGGTTCCGGCAATCTGGATAACGTTGTTCCCACCATTACCGGCACCTACATTGGTTTGCAGGAAGGAATATATCAGATCAGTCTTTTAAACAGCGGCAACGGTCTTCGTTTTCAAACTCAGGGACTTGAAAGTTCTTCGGGCGATGTAAAAACAACGCCGGTTTTTATGGGCACGAAGGGTCTCTACATCACGTTCGCATCGACCCCATCCATCGCAGACACCTGGACCGTGAACATTCCAAATACTTATGCCTCTGCTTATGTTTCCAACAACAATGCCTATCAAGCAGCGCTAAAAGCGCGCGAAAGCGCCATAGCGAGTGCTCAGGCGCAGGTGAGTTCCGCCCAGGCAGCTCTGCTTCAGGCTCAAGCGTCCGAAGCTTCTACGCGTGCCCAAGCGCGGCCGGCCGATATTGCGGTTGCAAAAGCACAAATACTTTCTGCGGAAGGTCAGGTGAAGACCGCACAAGCTCTTGTGGAGAATACGACACTGAAAGCTCCGGCGGACGGTACGATAACCCAGGTGGATATCAAGGTGGGCGAACAGACTACGGCATTGAAGGAGATTATTGTGTTGCAAGATGTGGGAAATTTGCATGTAGAGGCGAATGTCTCTGAGGCGTCGATTGCATCGCTCAAATCCGGTCAAGACGCGGATCTTACGTTTGATGCGCTGGGTCCGGACCGGCATTTTGCAGGGAAGGTAGAAAGCATTAATCCGGCCTCCGTGGTCATTTCGGGCGTGGTGAACTATAAGATCACGGCAAGCTTTGAACCCATTCCCGACATCAGGCCCGGCATGACGGCCAACATGACCATTCTTGCCGCGAAGAAAGAAGGAGTCCTTGCCGTGCCGCAGCGCGCGGTCATCAGCAAGGACGGTAAAAAATTCGTTCGGGTCATTGATGACGCAAAGAGGAAGGCCTATCACGAAACAGAGGTGGGAACGGGACTTGAGGCGGATGGCGGGCTTGTTGAAATAATCTTTGGTCTTTCGGAGGGGCAGGAAGTGGTGACATATATCAAGGCATAA
- a CDS encoding ABC transporter permease, with protein sequence MLKALKQSIKALRSNSVRTVLTTLGIVIGIATVILVLSAGAGFRGLVNNEIASLGTNTLVIATKVPPTTKNRASASGLGPGSGNFNETVAVTSFKLRDLDDIKRLPNVADAYGIVVGQGTASYRNNKKSAMYIGAGASRFNIDKGTLGEGRFYTDGEDVGAAQVAVLGSSMARELFGQDLPLGKYLRLGSLNFQVIGVYNSRGGVGPGNDDAIFIPLITAQKKMLGIDHIARAVVAMQDTDLSDATAEDIRLVLRHNHDITDTAKDDFTVATQEDVLATLGTVFNGITILLIAIAAISLVVGGVGIMNIMYVVVTERTAEIGLKKAIGAKNGDILNEFLIESVLVTVLGGIIGIFLGAFLAWLVSVIASANNLTWAFTVPLYAIGIGVGVSATIGISFGVLPARSAAKLDPVEALRYE encoded by the coding sequence ATGTTGAAAGCGCTGAAACAATCTATAAAGGCCCTGAGGTCAAATTCCGTACGCACGGTACTCACAACGCTTGGCATCGTTATTGGTATTGCTACCGTCATTTTAGTGCTCTCGGCCGGGGCTGGTTTTCGAGGATTGGTGAATAACGAGATTGCTTCGCTTGGCACCAACACCCTGGTCATCGCAACAAAAGTTCCGCCTACTACCAAGAATCGGGCCTCGGCTTCGGGGCTTGGTCCGGGCAGCGGGAATTTTAATGAAACGGTGGCCGTCACTTCGTTCAAGTTGCGCGACCTTGACGACATAAAGCGTCTGCCAAATGTGGCAGACGCATACGGTATTGTTGTGGGGCAGGGAACGGCAAGTTACCGCAATAATAAAAAAAGCGCCATGTATATCGGCGCGGGCGCTTCCAGGTTCAACATCGATAAAGGGACTCTCGGCGAAGGCCGTTTTTATACCGATGGAGAGGACGTGGGAGCGGCGCAGGTAGCGGTGCTCGGTTCCTCCATGGCGAGAGAACTTTTTGGGCAAGATCTGCCTCTGGGGAAATATTTGCGCCTGGGTTCTCTTAATTTCCAGGTGATCGGCGTGTATAATTCGAGGGGCGGAGTTGGTCCGGGCAATGATGATGCCATATTCATTCCTCTCATAACCGCGCAAAAGAAGATGCTTGGCATTGACCATATTGCGCGGGCGGTGGTGGCAATGCAGGATACGGACCTGTCAGACGCTACGGCGGAGGACATCCGACTGGTATTGCGCCATAACCACGATATTACGGACACCGCAAAGGACGACTTTACGGTGGCAACGCAGGAGGACGTTCTGGCAACGCTCGGTACTGTTTTCAACGGCATCACCATCCTGCTCATTGCCATTGCGGCCATTTCCCTTGTCGTCGGCGGGGTCGGTATTATGAATATTATGTACGTGGTGGTAACGGAGCGCACGGCGGAGATCGGCCTCAAAAAAGCCATTGGAGCAAAGAACGGCGACATCTTGAACGAATTTCTTATTGAATCGGTTCTGGTGACGGTGCTGGGCGGCATTATCGGCATATTTCTGGGTGCGTTTCTTGCGTGGCTTGTTTCCGTTATTGCATCCGCCAATAATCTTACCTGGGCTTTTACCGTGCCCCTTTATGCCATCGGTATCGGCGTTGGAGTTTCGGCAACCATCGGTATAAGCTTCGGAGTGCTGCCCGCCAGAAGTGCCGCAAAACTTGATCCGGTAGAAGCGCTGCGGTACGAGTGA
- a CDS encoding ABC transporter permease — MSFLSTIKLVVRTLLARKGRSFLTILGIIIGVGGVITIIALGAGAQSLVLGQVTKLGTNLLYVQPWTGSENGPPSTVFGVVITTLTNEDADALRDKGRVPHAVAVNPSVQGTATITWGTANVDTNFTATDFNYPVGVNFTMREGRFFSEQEDRGDANVIVLGSTVAEELFGGTGIDPVGQTVKAKTASQKEPGGIPLRVSGVINSRGSSFFQDQDDMVFMPLGIGQKQMLGIRYLQGIGIKVDSADTVSSTAADITQVLKERHRIKEDVDLDFIIRNQAEAINILSTITNALKLFLVSMAGIALVVAGIGILNIMLVTVAERTREIGLRKAVGATNAAIRNQFLFEAGTLTLLGGMFGIVGGVVVSYLAAIIMRSLDYDWAFVISPSSVVLAVGVSILTGVVFGLYPALKASRLNPIDALRYE; from the coding sequence ATGAGCTTTCTCTCCACCATAAAACTGGTTGTCCGCACACTGCTCGCCCGCAAGGGGCGTTCTTTTCTTACGATCCTGGGCATCATCATCGGTGTCGGCGGGGTCATAACCATCATCGCGCTGGGAGCCGGGGCGCAAAGCCTGGTGCTGGGACAGGTGACGAAACTCGGGACCAATCTTCTCTATGTTCAGCCCTGGACCGGAAGCGAGAACGGTCCTCCTTCCACCGTGTTCGGCGTGGTCATAACCACCCTGACCAACGAAGATGCCGATGCTCTGCGCGATAAGGGACGCGTGCCACATGCCGTGGCAGTCAACCCATCGGTACAGGGTACGGCCACAATCACCTGGGGCACCGCAAACGTAGATACCAATTTTACCGCAACGGATTTCAACTATCCTGTAGGCGTCAACTTTACTATGCGCGAAGGGAGATTTTTCAGCGAGCAGGAAGATCGGGGCGATGCCAACGTTATTGTATTGGGCAGCACCGTGGCAGAAGAGCTTTTTGGCGGCACCGGAATAGACCCGGTGGGGCAGACAGTGAAGGCAAAAACCGCTTCGCAAAAAGAACCGGGCGGCATACCCTTGCGCGTTTCGGGCGTTATCAATTCTCGGGGAAGCTCCTTTTTCCAGGATCAGGACGATATGGTGTTCATGCCCCTGGGCATCGGGCAAAAACAGATGCTTGGCATCCGGTATCTGCAGGGCATCGGTATCAAAGTAGATTCGGCCGATACGGTCTCTTCAACGGCGGCGGATATAACACAAGTGCTGAAAGAAAGACATCGTATCAAGGAAGATGTAGATCTGGATTTTATCATTCGCAACCAGGCGGAAGCCATCAACATTTTAAGCACCATTACCAATGCGCTAAAACTTTTCCTAGTCTCCATGGCGGGGATCGCTTTGGTTGTTGCCGGAATCGGCATTTTAAACATCATGCTTGTGACAGTTGCCGAGCGCACGCGTGAAATTGGGCTCCGCAAGGCCGTGGGCGCTACGAACGCCGCTATCCGAAACCAGTTTTTATTTGAGGCCGGTACCTTGACGCTTCTTGGCGGAATGTTCGGGATCGTGGGAGGGGTTGTTGTCTCGTATCTTGCGGCTATCATCATGCGCTCTTTAGACTACGACTGGGCTTTTGTCATCTCGCCGTCGTCGGTGGTGCTGGCAGTGGGCGTTTCCATTCTCACCGGTGTCGTGTTCGGCCTGTACCCGGCCCTCAAGGCATCTCGGCTCAATCCGATAGATGCGTTGAGATATGAATAA
- a CDS encoding AbrB/MazE/SpoVT family DNA-binding domain-containing protein gives MKLDKAFLERAKKLHNQDRLYGTTTMGARGQVVIPAKARADFKLKAGDQLLVLGKFGKVLAFMKADQMEEFVNMIMDHVAGTSAESLAKTHITKLFGSLKKSKKNS, from the coding sequence ATGAAGCTCGATAAAGCGTTCTTAGAGCGCGCAAAAAAACTGCATAACCAAGACCGGCTTTACGGAACGACCACGATGGGTGCACGGGGGCAGGTGGTCATTCCCGCAAAAGCCCGGGCGGATTTCAAGTTGAAGGCCGGAGATCAACTGCTCGTTCTTGGGAAGTTCGGCAAGGTTTTGGCGTTCATGAAAGCGGATCAGATGGAAGAGTTCGTTAATATGATCATGGATCATGTTGCGGGCACTTCTGCGGAGTCTTTAGCCAAAACACACATCACAAAGTTATTCGGCTCGCTTAAAAAATCTAAGAAAAATTCATAA